From one Plectropomus leopardus isolate mb chromosome 8, YSFRI_Pleo_2.0, whole genome shotgun sequence genomic stretch:
- the sgk2a gene encoding serine/threonine-protein kinase Sgk2 encodes MMAMANCNLRTPSSSPHDDVNLGPSANPHARPTDFDFLAVIGKGTFGKVLLAKLKADNKFYAVKVLQKKVILKKKEQKNIMAERNVLLKSLKHPFLVRLHYSFQTPEKLYFVLDYVNGGELFFHLQRERCFSEPRARFYAAEVASAIGYLHSLNIVYRDLKPENILLDSQGHVVLTDFGLCKEGVEPEGTTSTFCGTPEYLAPEVLRKEAYDRTVDWWCLGAVTYEMIYSLPPFYSRDVGEMYDGILHKPLPLPPGKSDAVCSLLVGLLQKDQHRRLGAIADFLEIKNHTFFSPINWDDLYHKRITPPYNPNVRGPADTQHIDPEFTREMVPNSVSRTPELNASSSSNNAFNGFSFVATEDSFL; translated from the exons ATGATGGCTATGGCAAACTGTAAT CTGCGGACAccgtcctcctctcctcatgaTGACGTCAATCTGGGACCCTCAGCAAACCCGCA TGCCAGACCcactgactttgactttttggctgTCATTGGCAAAGGGACTTTTGGAAAG GTTCTGCTTGCCAAGCTCAAAGCCGACAACAAATTCTACGCCGTCAAGGTGCTGCAGAAGAAAGTCATCCTGAAGAAGAAAGAG CAAAAGAACATTATGGCAGAGAGAAATGTGCTGCTGAAGAGTCTGAAACATCCCTTTCTGGTCCGGCTCCACTACTCCTTCCAGACTCCAGAGAAGCTCTACTTTGTCCTTGACTATGTGAATGGGGGAGAG CTGTTTTTCCACCTGCAAAGAGAGCGGTGTTTCTCGGAGCCCAGAGCGAGGTTCTACGCAGCCGAGGTAGCGAGCGCGATCGGCTATCTTCACTCTCTCAACATTGTTTACAG AGATCTGAAGCCAGAAAACATCCTCTTAGACTCTCAG GGCCACGTGGTGCTGACAGATTTTGGTCTGTGCAAAGAAGGCGTAGAGCCGGAGGGAACCACCTCGACTTTCTGCGGGACTCCAGAA tacTTGGCACCAGAGGTCCTTCGTAAAGAAGCGTATGACAGGACAGTGGACTGGTGGTGTCTGGGAGCAGTGACCTATGAGATGATCTACAGCctg CCCCCTTTCTACAGCCGTGACGTCGGTGAAATGTATGATGGGATCCTCCACAAGCCTCTGCCACTGCCTCCAGGGAAGTCTGATGCCGTCTGCTCCCTGCTGGTGGGTCTCCTGCAGAAAGACCAGCACAGACGCCTCGGGGCCATCGCCGACTTT ttaGAAATAAAGAACCACACCTTTTTCTCTCCAATCAACTGGGACGACCTTTATCACAAGAGAATAACTCCTCCTTACAACCCCAATGTG AGAGGCCCGGCAGACACTCAACATATTGACCCAGAGTTCACCAGAGAAATGGTTCCTAACTCGGTAAGTCGGACACCGGAGCTCAACGCCAGCAGCAGCTCCAACAACGCCTTCAATGGGTTCTCCTTTGTCGCCACTGAGGACAGCTTTCTGTGA